A single window of Aspergillus puulaauensis MK2 DNA, chromosome 5, nearly complete sequence DNA harbors:
- a CDS encoding uncharacterized protein (COG:L;~EggNog:ENOG410PV6B;~antiSMASH:Cluster_5.11): protein MSIDSGESITSQVPRARVIPASAGYTPQERQYEQAAVQQQAQAMQAGIDEEFIEQEARQWLDQCYICTVRGRDGDHQLEQCTHAESHAAQEWLGQVQRRVDYVPFRCCYQCGMPQAICHGWQHGEACTWRGALLPMIAGMVYGPFRRMVQPAWEQWLQPRQLEGRVIYAGKIFQQEIVAGPVPAGDYRSVAAFFGQGTVDRQGVEVQAVFCWLRR from the coding sequence ATGTCCATTGACAGCGGCGAGTCCATTACATCCCAGGTGCCCCGAGCCCGGGTTAttcccgccagcgccgggTATACCCCCCAAGAGCGGCAGTATGAGCAGGCGGCCGTCCAacagcaggcgcaggccatgcaggctgggattgaTGAGGAATTCATTGAGCAGGAGGCCCGGCAATGGCTGGACCAGTGTTATATTTGCACGGTTCGGGGGCGGGATGGGGACCATCAATTAGAGCAATGCACGCATGCAGAGAGCCATGCAGCGCAGGAATGGTTGGGGCAGGTGCAGCGGCGGGTGGATTATGTGCCGTTTCGGTGTTGTTATCAATGCGGGATGCCGCAGGCGATATGCCATGGGTGGCAGCATGGGGAGGCATGTACATGGCGCGGGGCGTTGCTCCCGATGATTGCCGGGATGGTGTACGGGCCATTCCGCCGTATGGTCCAGCCCGCATGGGAGCAGTGGTTACAGCCGCGGCAGTTGGAGGGCCGGGTGATATACGCCGGGAAGAtattccagcaggagattgTGGCCGGGCCCGTTCCGGCCGGGGATTATCGATCGGTGGCGGCATTTTTTGGGCAGGGTACTGTTGATAGACAGGGAGTTGAGGTCCAGGCAGTATTTTGTTGGTTACGACGG